A region from the Cuculus canorus isolate bCucCan1 chromosome 14, bCucCan1.pri, whole genome shotgun sequence genome encodes:
- the CXCL14 gene encoding C-X-C motif chemokine 14 translates to MKLLTAALLLLLLAMCLASAEGVKCKCSRKGPKIRFSNVRKLEIKPRYPFCVEEMIIVTLWTRVRGEQQHCLNPKRQNTVRLLKWYRVWKEKGRVYEE, encoded by the exons ATGAAGCTCCTGACagcagctttgcttctgctgctcctcGCCATGTGCTTGGCCAGCGCAGAAG GCGTAAAGTGCAAGTGTTCAAGAAAAGGTCCTAAAATAAGATTCTCTAATGTACGgaagctggaaataaaaccGAGGTACCCATTTTGCGTGGAAGAGATGATTAT CGTGACTCTGTGGACGCGGGTGagaggggagcagcagcactgcttaAACCCCAAACGCCAAAACACAGTGAGGCTGCTGAAGTGGTACAGAGtatggaaagagaaaggcag